A single window of Rhizobium sp. CCGE531 DNA harbors:
- a CDS encoding sugar ABC transporter permease, with protein MNGAITVPAVDRTPKAKWALPSALWPWLLLLPAFLSLGSVSFYPIVNGVYLSFTNRSLITQDNDFVGLANYAQLLADPPFWNAWWHTIWFTAVSTVLETLIGLAMALILCETFAGRGIVRAAMLVPWAMPTVVTSKMFGWLFDGQHGIINFILLHLGLIDQNVNWYGSPDTALTTIILADVWKTTPFMALLLLTGLQTVPKSLIEAARMDGAKAWIIFWNIRLPLLLPTLLIAGLFRALDAFRVFDLVYVLTGGGPADSTETLSTLSYKVLFSTLQFGYGSAVSTAMFITEGLIAVVFCLFLIRQIRKTT; from the coding sequence ATGAATGGCGCAATCACGGTCCCTGCTGTCGACCGAACCCCAAAAGCAAAGTGGGCGCTTCCGAGCGCCCTCTGGCCCTGGCTTTTGCTATTGCCGGCCTTCCTATCGCTTGGATCGGTTTCCTTTTATCCGATCGTCAATGGCGTCTATCTCTCCTTCACCAATCGTTCCCTGATTACGCAGGACAATGATTTCGTCGGCCTTGCCAATTACGCGCAGTTATTGGCCGACCCGCCGTTCTGGAATGCGTGGTGGCATACGATCTGGTTCACCGCCGTCTCGACGGTGCTCGAAACGCTGATCGGCCTCGCCATGGCACTGATCCTTTGCGAAACCTTCGCCGGCCGCGGCATCGTCCGCGCGGCGATGCTGGTGCCTTGGGCGATGCCGACGGTGGTCACCTCGAAAATGTTCGGGTGGCTGTTCGACGGCCAGCACGGCATCATCAATTTCATCCTTCTCCATCTCGGGCTGATCGACCAGAATGTGAACTGGTACGGCTCGCCCGACACGGCGCTGACGACGATCATCCTTGCCGACGTCTGGAAGACGACGCCCTTCATGGCGCTGCTGTTGCTGACAGGTCTTCAAACCGTGCCTAAATCATTGATCGAGGCGGCGCGCATGGATGGCGCCAAGGCATGGATCATCTTCTGGAATATCCGGCTGCCTTTGTTGCTGCCAACGCTCCTGATCGCCGGCCTTTTCCGGGCGCTCGACGCATTTCGCGTCTTCGATCTGGTCTATGTTCTCACAGGCGGGGGTCCGGCCGATTCCACTGAAACATTGTCCACCCTATCTTACAAGGTTCTGTTTTCAACCTTGCAGTTCGGCTACGGTTCGGCCGTTTCGACCGCGATGTTCATCACCGAAGGGCTGATCGCCGTGGTGTTCTGCCTCTTCCTCATCAGGCAGATAAGGAAGACGACATGA
- a CDS encoding Gfo/Idh/MocA family oxidoreductase: MTDNSKAKLGIGVVGCGNISMTYLRNAALFAGVELRACADISPDAAALRAREYGIRALSVDQLLADPEVDLVLNLTVPAVHFDVTMSALSAGKHVFTEKPLATSAAEGRILVAEAKRRGLLLGSAPDTFLGAAGRRARRLMEEGAIGRPVSGTAFMMGRGMEHWHPNPQFYYQPGGGPVFDMGPYYLTMMVNLLGPVVRVMAMATKGEEERLITADGPFKNTRFNVGTPTNILSLLEFQSGATVNFGASWDVFRHSNHPIELHGTEGSLRLPDPDTFGGTVSLSERGADWRDFESDGELYGARNWPFAAPDRANYRMLGVADLARALKGGRQPRASGDLALHTLEIMEAILQSGESRQSVSIGTELIPPPRLGEDEARSLLA, from the coding sequence ATGACTGATAATTCAAAAGCAAAACTCGGCATCGGCGTTGTCGGCTGCGGCAACATCTCGATGACTTATTTGCGTAATGCAGCGCTGTTTGCCGGCGTGGAATTGCGCGCCTGCGCCGATATATCGCCTGATGCGGCCGCGCTGCGTGCTCGCGAATATGGCATTCGCGCCCTGAGTGTCGACCAATTGCTTGCCGATCCCGAAGTCGACCTCGTGCTCAACCTCACCGTTCCAGCCGTCCATTTCGACGTCACCATGTCGGCGCTATCGGCCGGCAAGCATGTCTTCACGGAAAAGCCGCTTGCGACATCGGCGGCCGAGGGCCGCATTCTTGTGGCGGAGGCCAAGCGGCGTGGACTGCTGCTGGGTTCCGCACCTGATACCTTCCTTGGCGCAGCCGGACGGCGCGCGCGGAGGCTCATGGAGGAAGGGGCCATTGGCCGTCCTGTCAGCGGGACCGCCTTCATGATGGGACGTGGCATGGAGCACTGGCATCCCAATCCACAATTCTATTATCAGCCTGGCGGCGGCCCGGTTTTCGATATGGGCCCCTATTACTTGACCATGATGGTGAATTTGCTCGGTCCGGTGGTGCGCGTCATGGCTATGGCGACGAAGGGCGAGGAGGAACGTCTCATCACCGCCGACGGTCCATTCAAGAACACGCGCTTCAATGTCGGGACACCGACCAACATTTTGTCGCTTCTGGAATTCCAGTCCGGCGCGACCGTGAATTTCGGCGCATCCTGGGATGTCTTTCGCCATTCCAATCATCCGATCGAGCTACATGGTACCGAGGGCTCATTGCGCTTGCCCGACCCGGACACATTCGGCGGAACGGTGTCGCTGTCCGAACGTGGCGCCGATTGGCGCGATTTCGAAAGTGACGGCGAACTTTACGGCGCGAGGAACTGGCCCTTCGCCGCACCGGACCGGGCCAATTACCGCATGCTCGGTGTCGCCGACCTCGCGCGGGCGCTCAAGGGGGGCAGGCAGCCCCGCGCCTCTGGAGACCTGGCGCTTCATACCCTCGAAATCATGGAGGCCATTCTCCAATCGGGCGAAAGCCGGCAATCTGTCAGCATCGGCACGGAACTGATCCCGCCGCCGCGTCTTGGCGAAGATGAAGCACGCAGCCTTTTGGCCTGA
- a CDS encoding alpha/beta hydrolase, which translates to MEQLDESARRILAMTNRSNGRPFETGTVQQARIDYDANCPTVQGTREEVVSVEDRRIVGPNGPVTLRIYRGIGAPLKDRPGLIYLHGGGWVIGDLESHDEICRWFANLAECTVICPDYRLAPEHKFPAGLTDCAATLAFTAQSAADLGVDPGRIAVAGDSAGGNLAAVLALMSRAGDAPPLAAQLLIYPNTDAAQTADSYRRYAEGFGLTASTMRWFRDHYVRTAADIADWRVSPLKAETVEGVAPAFVITAGHDILADEGIAYAERLRQDGVRTVHRHWQGQIHGFASMGRYVPEARQAIEEAVAAWRRFEGIAN; encoded by the coding sequence ATGGAACAGCTGGATGAGAGCGCCCGGCGCATTCTCGCCATGACCAATCGGTCGAACGGCCGGCCATTTGAAACCGGCACGGTTCAGCAGGCCCGCATCGACTATGATGCGAATTGCCCGACGGTTCAGGGCACGAGGGAGGAGGTGGTCTCGGTGGAGGATCGCCGGATCGTCGGTCCGAACGGTCCGGTCACGCTGCGCATCTATCGCGGCATCGGCGCGCCTTTGAAGGATCGTCCCGGTCTTATCTATCTGCATGGCGGCGGCTGGGTGATCGGCGATCTCGAATCTCACGACGAAATCTGTCGATGGTTCGCCAACCTTGCCGAATGCACCGTAATCTGCCCGGACTACCGGCTGGCGCCGGAACACAAGTTTCCCGCCGGGTTGACCGATTGCGCTGCGACATTGGCGTTCACGGCACAATCCGCCGCCGATCTCGGCGTCGATCCTGGGCGAATTGCCGTCGCCGGCGACAGCGCCGGTGGCAATCTTGCCGCCGTACTGGCGTTGATGTCGCGTGCGGGCGACGCCCCGCCGCTTGCGGCGCAGCTGCTCATCTATCCCAACACGGACGCCGCGCAGACGGCCGATAGCTATCGCCGCTATGCCGAGGGCTTCGGCTTGACCGCCTCGACGATGAGATGGTTTCGCGATCACTATGTCCGCACCGCAGCCGATATTGCCGACTGGAGGGTTTCGCCATTAAAGGCCGAGACCGTCGAGGGGGTAGCTCCGGCCTTCGTAATCACCGCCGGACACGACATCCTGGCCGACGAAGGCATCGCCTATGCCGAGCGGCTGCGGCAAGATGGGGTGCGCACTGTGCATCGCCACTGGCAAGGACAGATCCACGGCTTCGCCTCAATGGGGAGATACGTGCCCGAGGCTCGGCAGGCGATAGAAGAAGCCGTGGCAGCGTGGCGCCGCTTCGAGGGAATTGCGAATTAA
- a CDS encoding carbohydrate ABC transporter permease, with amino-acid sequence MNESRSVFQSVMIYAGALLILVWSAGPFLWQFSTSFQLDKALTEGTPSLIPHPFTLEHYYNAFVEKGLHHYVLNSLVVSLATTALCLIVGSLAAFALSRLDVKGRYGILMVILSVSMFPQIALVGPLYLLASDFGLLDTYTALIITYLALGLPLVTWVLFGYFETLPREIDEAARMDGMRVIGLLWHIILPMSLPSLVTTGLLAFITAWNEFLFALAFTSDSDSQTIPVGIANFTNQYYVPWGDIAAASAVVTVPLIILVLFFQRHIIEGLTQGGIKE; translated from the coding sequence ATGAACGAAAGCCGCTCCGTCTTTCAAAGCGTCATGATCTATGCCGGCGCGCTCCTCATTCTCGTCTGGTCCGCAGGGCCGTTCCTCTGGCAGTTCTCGACCTCTTTCCAGCTCGACAAGGCGCTGACGGAAGGAACACCGTCGCTCATCCCGCACCCGTTCACACTGGAACATTATTACAATGCCTTCGTCGAAAAGGGCCTGCATCATTATGTGCTGAACTCGCTGGTCGTATCGCTCGCAACCACTGCCCTTTGCCTGATCGTCGGTTCGCTCGCCGCGTTTGCGCTGTCGCGTCTCGATGTGAAGGGACGATATGGGATCCTGATGGTGATCCTGTCGGTCTCGATGTTCCCGCAGATCGCGCTCGTCGGCCCGCTCTATCTGCTGGCATCCGACTTCGGGCTGCTGGATACTTATACAGCGCTCATCATTACCTATCTGGCGCTCGGGCTGCCGCTCGTCACTTGGGTCCTGTTTGGCTATTTCGAAACGCTCCCGCGCGAGATCGACGAAGCAGCGCGCATGGACGGCATGCGAGTTATCGGTCTTCTCTGGCACATCATTCTGCCGATGTCGCTTCCGAGCCTGGTGACGACGGGACTGCTTGCCTTCATCACCGCCTGGAACGAGTTTCTGTTCGCGCTGGCCTTCACTTCGGACAGCGACAGCCAGACGATCCCGGTGGGCATCGCCAATTTCACCAACCAATATTATGTGCCCTGGGGAGACATCGCCGCCGCATCGGCTGTCGTCACCGTGCCGCTCATCATTTTGGTGCTCTTCTTCCAACGACATATCATCGAAGGCCTGACCCAAGGCGGAATCAAGGAATAG
- a CDS encoding flavin reductase family protein, with product MIGSIIPRPIALVTTVDEEGRFNAAPFSFFNCLSADPPILAIGVENNPDMSFKDTGHNIRMTEVFTVNIVSFAIAEAMHVCGTKFPRGVDELKEAGLTAMPGTKVASPYILEAPAAFECRRHVTLELGKSRQIIMGEILFAHYAEGIVDERLHVDPAGIDAIARLGGDTCSTIRDRFEMLTPKL from the coding sequence ATGATCGGCTCGATCATCCCGCGTCCGATCGCGCTCGTGACGACGGTCGACGAAGAGGGGCGGTTCAACGCCGCGCCCTTCAGCTTCTTCAATTGCCTGTCCGCCGACCCGCCAATTCTTGCGATCGGCGTCGAAAACAATCCCGACATGTCGTTCAAGGACACCGGTCACAACATCCGCATGACGGAGGTCTTCACCGTCAACATCGTCTCCTTTGCAATCGCCGAGGCGATGCACGTCTGCGGCACAAAATTTCCGCGGGGAGTGGACGAATTGAAGGAGGCGGGCCTGACAGCGATGCCCGGCACCAAAGTCGCCTCCCCTTACATTCTGGAGGCTCCGGCCGCCTTCGAGTGCCGGCGGCACGTGACGCTGGAACTGGGCAAGTCCCGGCAGATCATCATGGGTGAAATTCTGTTTGCCCATTATGCCGAAGGCATTGTGGACGAGAGACTGCACGTCGATCCGGCCGGGATTGACGCAATTGCCCGGCTTGGGGGAGACACCTGCTCAACTATTCGCGACCGCTTCGAGATGCTGACCCCGAAGCTTTGA
- a CDS encoding LacI family DNA-binding transcriptional regulator gives MEKLTHRTMEDFAKSCGVSRPTLSKYFDDPTSVKPTTRALIEAALRSSDYQPNLYARNLNRKRTRNVGILVPALTDPFYAEMVNRLELRLRNEGYWPIVFSSHGLPELEAEAVNTMLSLKVAGAIVAPLGQKSDPRTFEKLAQNLPIVYFDTYIEGNTPFIGNNNYQSVATIVEYLCRSGEAPAYFDIPHVNHNSPERLASYIATMETAGYEPLVIETNAAYTWEFERIGYEQMDGLLQAKALPRKTILCANDRLAFGVMSAAFSHRLKVGRKKGDNLRVAAHDDHPLSRYTCPPLTTMAQDFAAMTANSVDALLTLLGDMDAPVRSITHKVTLDGTLVMRQSA, from the coding sequence ATGGAAAAATTGACACATAGGACGATGGAGGACTTCGCGAAGTCCTGCGGCGTCTCTCGCCCGACCCTTTCCAAGTATTTTGACGATCCGACCAGTGTGAAACCGACGACACGGGCGCTGATCGAGGCAGCACTTCGCTCGTCGGATTACCAGCCGAATCTTTATGCGCGGAACCTCAATCGCAAGAGGACGCGCAATGTCGGCATCCTGGTTCCCGCCCTCACCGACCCCTTTTATGCCGAGATGGTCAATCGTCTGGAATTGCGGCTGCGCAACGAGGGCTATTGGCCGATCGTGTTCTCGTCGCACGGATTGCCGGAACTTGAAGCCGAAGCGGTCAACACAATGTTGTCGTTGAAGGTAGCGGGGGCGATTGTCGCACCGCTGGGGCAGAAATCCGATCCGCGTACCTTTGAAAAACTCGCGCAGAACCTGCCTATCGTTTACTTCGATACTTACATCGAGGGGAACACGCCGTTCATCGGCAACAACAATTACCAGAGCGTGGCGACGATCGTGGAATATCTCTGCCGATCCGGGGAAGCGCCGGCCTATTTCGACATTCCGCATGTCAATCATAACTCACCGGAAAGGCTGGCAAGCTATATCGCGACGATGGAAACCGCAGGCTACGAGCCGCTGGTGATCGAGACCAACGCCGCCTACACATGGGAGTTCGAACGCATCGGATACGAGCAGATGGACGGCCTGCTCCAGGCAAAGGCTCTGCCACGCAAAACCATCCTGTGTGCCAATGACCGTCTCGCCTTCGGTGTTATGTCAGCCGCCTTTTCGCACCGGCTGAAGGTTGGGCGAAAAAAGGGAGACAATCTGCGTGTCGCGGCCCATGACGATCATCCTTTGAGCCGCTATACCTGCCCGCCATTGACGACGATGGCGCAGGATTTCGCCGCGATGACCGCAAACAGTGTCGATGCGTTGCTGACGCTGCTGGGGGACATGGATGCGCCGGTTCGGTCGATCACACACAAGGTCACCCTGGACGGGACGTTGGTCATGCGGCAATCTGCTTGA
- the mdcB gene encoding triphosphoribosyl-dephospho-CoA synthase MdcB, with the protein MTFPLLAEPRPVAIKHCDPTLIGQHAARALILEVETWPKPGLVSHIDNGAHADMDADLLRHSARTLEPFFIALAEAGAMDAGMDRLRQIGVEAEKAMRDATGGVNTHRGAIFGLGLLAAAAGLAATCDWQGPLGALIELRWGQDIIGKALEHDSHGGIVARRYRVGGARAEAAAGMPSVYDIARPALAEGRRLAMGDEEAARVHACMALIAVVDDSNLLYRAGPEGLNFARDKARAFLADGGVGRANWRWDAKAIHEAFVARNLSPGGCADLLAIALFTEVLEL; encoded by the coding sequence ATGACGTTTCCGTTGCTGGCCGAACCACGTCCTGTCGCCATCAAGCATTGCGATCCCACATTGATCGGGCAGCATGCCGCACGGGCGCTCATCCTGGAGGTGGAAACCTGGCCCAAGCCTGGATTGGTCAGCCACATCGACAACGGCGCTCATGCCGACATGGACGCCGATCTCCTGCGCCACAGCGCCCGGACGCTGGAGCCGTTCTTCATCGCGCTTGCCGAGGCTGGCGCCATGGATGCTGGCATGGATCGCCTGCGCCAAATCGGCGTGGAAGCGGAAAAGGCAATGCGGGATGCGACTGGCGGAGTGAACACCCATCGCGGCGCCATCTTCGGCCTCGGCCTTTTGGCGGCGGCGGCCGGCCTGGCGGCGACGTGCGATTGGCAGGGGCCGCTCGGCGCCCTGATCGAGCTGCGTTGGGGACAGGACATCATCGGCAAGGCGCTAGAGCATGACAGTCACGGCGGCATCGTGGCGCGACGCTACCGTGTCGGAGGCGCCAGGGCCGAGGCGGCTGCCGGCATGCCATCCGTCTACGATATTGCCCGCCCGGCACTTGCCGAAGGGCGGCGCCTGGCGATGGGTGACGAGGAAGCCGCGAGGGTCCATGCATGCATGGCCCTGATCGCCGTGGTCGATGACAGCAATTTGCTCTATCGCGCCGGTCCCGAAGGGTTGAATTTCGCCCGCGACAAGGCCCGCGCCTTTCTGGCGGATGGCGGGGTCGGACGGGCGAACTGGCGCTGGGATGCCAAAGCCATTCACGAGGCGTTCGTCGCGCGCAATCTCAGCCCGGGCGGTTGCGCCGATCTGCTCGCCATAGCGCTGTTTACAGAGGTGTTGGAATTGTGA
- a CDS encoding sugar phosphate isomerase/epimerase, with protein sequence MTSDLKIGCQTFTWEMLGSAWTGTPDGLLSAISAGGYSGIEITDTMIGRYADTPREFAKALKESGLQLVSFAFGSKSGFTVAGAMKEDLAAAQRWIDYAAQFPGALVSVGSATVVSEGPRDDKFAIAAEFYNRAGTLGKAAGVDVAVHPSSHHNTLLFDRADYDRIFALLDPSLVGWVPDTGHILRGHKDILDTMRTYQDRIRYLHLKDVDANDRWAMLGKGILDTPAVIDLVAKAPRFNGWLVLEEESETAAADPAAAVKANRATMRAYEA encoded by the coding sequence ATGACTAGCGATCTGAAGATCGGCTGCCAGACGTTTACATGGGAAATGCTGGGCAGCGCCTGGACCGGAACGCCCGACGGTCTGCTCTCAGCCATTTCCGCGGGTGGTTATTCGGGCATCGAAATCACCGATACGATGATCGGCCGCTATGCCGATACGCCGCGCGAATTCGCCAAGGCGCTGAAGGAGAGTGGTTTGCAGCTCGTATCCTTCGCCTTCGGGTCCAAAAGCGGCTTCACGGTTGCCGGAGCGATGAAAGAGGATCTGGCGGCGGCGCAGCGCTGGATCGACTATGCCGCGCAATTTCCCGGTGCGCTCGTCTCGGTCGGCTCGGCCACCGTCGTCTCGGAAGGACCGCGCGACGACAAATTCGCCATCGCCGCCGAGTTCTATAATCGCGCCGGCACGCTCGGCAAGGCCGCCGGCGTCGATGTCGCCGTCCATCCGAGCTCGCACCACAACACCTTGCTTTTCGACCGCGCCGACTACGATCGCATATTCGCTCTGCTCGATCCTTCGTTGGTCGGCTGGGTTCCCGACACCGGTCATATATTGCGCGGGCACAAGGATATCCTCGACACGATGCGCACCTATCAGGACCGCATCCGCTACCTGCACCTCAAGGATGTCGATGCGAACGACCGATGGGCGATGCTCGGCAAGGGCATTCTTGATACGCCAGCCGTGATCGATCTCGTTGCGAAAGCGCCGCGCTTCAATGGCTGGCTGGTGCTGGAAGAAGAATCAGAGACCGCAGCGGCCGATCCCGCCGCAGCGGTCAAGGCCAACCGCGCAACGATGCGCGCCTACGAGGCATGA
- a CDS encoding ABC transporter substrate-binding protein: protein MSDIKKTPASSTAAGFSTMLDRRQLLLGAVGAATLGVASGFGMRPTRAADRTEISFASASFFGKEGLGDLVKAYNESQDRIMVKFIELPPPSSSTEVYQGLVQQLARRNGTPDVFTQDVVWIAGFASAGWALPLDQYFPKEKRGDYFPGTVAACTYDEKLTALPWFVDSGMFYYRKDLVEKHGGKVPETWDDMATMAAAAQKAGDAKFGYLWQGKQAEVLICDAVEVITSNGGSILSADGKSSVIGDKAAVEAIQFLYDTINKTKISPQNVLSWDEEPSRQPFTSGEAMFMRNWSYVYPIAQDPKASHVVDKVAVAPLPHFAGGKSSACLGGYQLGVNANSKKREAAIEFLIWMSSPETQTRLALNFGLAPSRPAIFQDAKLKAEQPFMASLQNVFTGATPRPITPQYAKVTLALQSSISKALVSGNVQAELKAAAEQINKIIA, encoded by the coding sequence ATGTCTGATATCAAGAAGACGCCGGCCAGCTCGACCGCCGCCGGATTTTCCACGATGCTCGACCGTCGCCAGTTGCTGCTGGGGGCAGTAGGTGCAGCCACCCTCGGTGTCGCATCGGGATTTGGCATGCGCCCGACGCGTGCCGCCGACCGTACCGAAATCAGCTTTGCCAGTGCGAGCTTCTTCGGCAAGGAAGGCCTCGGCGATCTGGTCAAGGCCTATAATGAATCTCAAGACCGGATCATGGTCAAATTCATCGAGCTGCCGCCGCCAAGCTCGTCGACCGAGGTCTATCAGGGCCTCGTTCAGCAGCTGGCGCGCCGGAATGGAACGCCTGACGTCTTCACTCAGGATGTGGTCTGGATTGCTGGATTTGCATCCGCCGGCTGGGCCCTGCCGCTCGACCAGTACTTCCCGAAGGAAAAGCGTGGCGACTATTTTCCCGGAACGGTCGCCGCCTGCACTTACGATGAAAAGCTGACCGCGCTTCCGTGGTTCGTCGATTCCGGCATGTTCTACTATCGCAAGGATCTGGTGGAGAAGCATGGTGGCAAGGTCCCCGAAACCTGGGACGACATGGCAACCATGGCGGCCGCGGCCCAGAAGGCCGGCGATGCCAAGTTCGGCTATCTCTGGCAGGGCAAGCAGGCCGAGGTTCTCATCTGCGACGCCGTGGAAGTCATTACCTCCAACGGCGGTTCCATCCTTTCCGCCGACGGCAAATCTTCCGTGATCGGCGACAAGGCGGCAGTCGAAGCAATTCAGTTCCTCTACGATACGATCAACAAGACGAAGATCAGCCCGCAGAACGTTCTCTCATGGGACGAGGAGCCCTCCCGCCAGCCCTTCACCTCGGGCGAAGCGATGTTCATGCGCAACTGGTCCTATGTCTATCCGATCGCGCAGGATCCCAAAGCCTCGCATGTGGTCGACAAGGTCGCGGTTGCGCCGCTGCCGCATTTCGCCGGTGGAAAAAGCTCGGCCTGCCTGGGCGGCTACCAGCTTGGCGTCAATGCCAATTCCAAGAAGCGGGAAGCGGCAATCGAGTTCCTGATCTGGATGTCGTCTCCGGAAACGCAGACCCGCCTTGCTCTGAATTTCGGCCTGGCACCCTCGCGCCCCGCCATCTTCCAGGATGCGAAACTGAAGGCCGAACAGCCGTTCATGGCAAGCCTGCAGAACGTCTTCACCGGCGCCACGCCGCGGCCGATCACGCCGCAATACGCCAAGGTGACGCTGGCGCTGCAGTCCAGCATTTCCAAGGCGCTGGTCAGCGGCAACGTCCAGGCCGAGCTGAAGGCGGCCGCCGAACAGATCAACAAGATCATCGCCTGA
- a CDS encoding nucleoside deaminase, which translates to MSYSEEFMKRAVAISRRALSEPGTEPFGAVVVKDGEIVGEGLNHSLAHFDPTSHGEIEAIKDACRNLRCVDLTGADMYTSCEPCAMCVATMEVAGISRLFYASSMAQAGKAFENLTKAERHPIDVDKVRAASGALVDDRDMPSEQHLGEEATDILEAWARMKKGR; encoded by the coding sequence ATGAGTTATAGCGAGGAATTCATGAAACGGGCGGTGGCCATATCGCGCCGCGCTCTGAGCGAACCGGGAACCGAACCCTTCGGCGCGGTCGTCGTCAAGGATGGCGAGATCGTCGGCGAGGGTCTCAACCATTCCCTTGCCCATTTTGACCCAACGTCCCATGGCGAAATCGAGGCAATCAAGGACGCCTGCCGAAACCTGAGATGTGTCGATCTGACAGGTGCCGATATGTATACATCCTGCGAGCCGTGCGCAATGTGCGTGGCGACGATGGAAGTTGCGGGCATTTCGCGGTTGTTTTACGCCTCGTCCATGGCGCAGGCCGGAAAGGCGTTCGAGAACCTGACGAAAGCCGAGCGCCATCCGATCGACGTCGACAAGGTGCGTGCCGCCTCGGGCGCCCTGGTCGACGATCGCGACATGCCGTCCGAACAGCATCTCGGGGAAGAAGCCACAGACATCCTCGAAGCCTGGGCAAGAATGAAGAAGGGCCGGTGA
- a CDS encoding acyltransferase domain-containing protein has protein sequence MTLALLCSGQGHQNREMFGLLATEPDAQPVFEAATAVLGTHAMDFCRTASETALHANREGQILCVTRALAIAGVLFPAGAPSETMVAGYSVGEMAAWGVAGVWSPKDTLKLVDQRARAMDAVAGPDDGLGYVRGLPQAAVEQLAGRYGCAIAIVNPDLLFIVGGDRRSIDALCVAALEEGAARAAPMAVHVASHTPRLVGAVAPFERALASVVMSRPALRLMTASGATLVGDPHRAQKGLARQIAERIDWAGVIEALGERGVTAILELGPGRALAEIAAVALPAVSVRAIDDFHSLAGVRPWLAAR, from the coding sequence GTGACCCTCGCGCTGCTCTGTTCGGGCCAAGGCCATCAAAATCGGGAGATGTTCGGGCTCCTGGCAACGGAACCCGATGCGCAGCCCGTTTTCGAGGCCGCGACCGCCGTGCTTGGCACCCACGCGATGGACTTCTGCCGGACTGCATCCGAAACCGCCTTGCATGCAAACCGCGAAGGCCAGATCCTGTGTGTGACGCGGGCGCTTGCCATTGCCGGCGTCCTTTTCCCGGCCGGCGCGCCAAGCGAAACGATGGTGGCCGGTTACAGCGTTGGCGAAATGGCGGCGTGGGGGGTGGCCGGCGTCTGGTCGCCCAAGGATACGCTGAAACTGGTCGATCAGCGGGCACGGGCAATGGACGCCGTGGCTGGACCGGATGATGGGCTCGGCTATGTGCGCGGCTTGCCACAGGCGGCCGTGGAACAGCTCGCCGGTCGCTACGGTTGCGCAATTGCCATTGTGAACCCGGATCTTCTGTTCATCGTTGGCGGCGACAGGCGATCGATCGATGCGCTCTGCGTGGCTGCGCTGGAAGAAGGTGCCGCGCGCGCCGCCCCGATGGCGGTCCATGTCGCCTCCCATACCCCGCGGCTGGTCGGTGCGGTAGCACCGTTTGAGAGAGCGCTTGCCTCGGTGGTCATGAGCCGCCCGGCCCTGCGCCTCATGACCGCCAGTGGCGCCACTCTCGTTGGCGATCCGCATCGCGCTCAGAAGGGTCTGGCGCGGCAAATCGCCGAGAGGATCGATTGGGCGGGTGTGATTGAGGCCTTAGGCGAACGTGGCGTAACCGCGATCCTCGAACTCGGGCCTGGCCGCGCTCTGGCGGAAATCGCGGCCGTTGCCCTGCCTGCGGTCAGCGTACGCGCAATCGATGATTTCCACAGCCTCGCGGGCGTTAGGCCCTGGCTGGCTGCCCGCTGA
- a CDS encoding GntR family transcriptional regulator produces MTMRPVPASRTEAVQEALRQAIIEQKLRPGARLPEDALGETFGSSRTIAREALGRLAVEGLVDLKPNKGAFVANPTLEEGRDIFMVRRGLEQTVTGLLAGRLKPDQIMQLKAFNEKERSVSGVDERESIRLAGEFHLLLARMTGNQLLIRYVTEVVSRCSLILAMYGRPHSADCGVDEHAEIIAVLERGDAPKASHLMDHHLESVAGRAMLEARAEHDIRELLAPYAARVKGMTE; encoded by the coding sequence ATGACGATGAGACCTGTGCCCGCGTCGCGGACGGAAGCCGTCCAGGAGGCGCTCAGGCAGGCAATCATCGAGCAGAAGCTGAGACCTGGCGCGAGACTTCCGGAAGACGCGCTCGGGGAAACCTTCGGCAGCAGCCGCACCATTGCAAGGGAGGCGCTGGGCCGCCTTGCCGTGGAAGGACTGGTCGACTTGAAACCGAACAAGGGCGCATTCGTCGCCAACCCGACGCTCGAGGAAGGGCGTGACATCTTCATGGTGCGCAGGGGGCTGGAGCAAACGGTCACCGGCCTTTTGGCCGGCAGGCTGAAACCGGACCAGATCATGCAGCTGAAGGCCTTCAACGAGAAGGAACGCAGCGTTTCGGGCGTGGACGAGAGGGAGTCGATCCGTCTCGCGGGCGAATTCCATCTCCTGCTGGCGCGGATGACCGGCAACCAGCTTCTGATCCGCTACGTCACCGAGGTCGTGTCGCGTTGTTCGCTCATCCTTGCCATGTATGGACGGCCGCATTCGGCCGATTGCGGCGTTGACGAACACGCCGAGATCATCGCGGTGCTGGAGCGTGGCGATGCGCCGAAAGCATCGCACCTGATGGACCATCATCTCGAATCCGTCGCGGGCCGTGCCATGCTCGAAGCTCGGGCGGAGCACGATATCCGCGAGCTCCTGGCACCCTACGCCGCGCGCGTCAAAGGAATGACGGAATGA